In Lacibacter sp. H375, one DNA window encodes the following:
- a CDS encoding metallophosphoesterase, which translates to MKKISFAFLSALAFQLTAIAQDSVQSRIVLIGNAGQLINAVKKNIPFNDKTTIIYLGNNLLKGGLPDDASPGYESIKATLDSQIQIAANSKAKVIFIPGNNEWSLGGAEGYESVLRMQSVIDKAGNENIKMLPGEGCPGPVEVKVSDDVTLVIMDSQWWLHDEDKPGLESDCPYKTQFEVLLELDEILADNSNKVVLLALHHTFRSKSAKAAYFRLKQHVFPLTDVRPNLYIPLPVVGSLYPITKSVLSVKQDLRHPLYQSMITSIERIVKSYPYVIYVGGHDPSLQIIQDSGYNYITSGSGNKYARVSKGSNSLYASSEPGFITLDVSNKKNVQANVYVVEDDVARIDFSKHILDFSKKIVLEASITREVDYKYKDSVVVSASERYETTSGFRKWFMGNNYRKEWNTPIKMREFNIQKEKGGLKIEGIGGGNQSRSLQMTDKNGTNWVIRSIEKDLTKGVPFNFRNSLAQFIAQDVLSASHPHGPVVLPGLGKAVDVLTSEYEFLYVPDDPALGRYRKLFANTVVMLENRNPGAGLQDVKTTAKVINKMLEDNDHHVDQEKVLNARLFDIFIGDFDRHGRQWRFGTSDTGKGKLYFPIPRDRDQAFFNSDGVLLWKLSKRLIPALQGFKSTIKNVNGFNSQAKDFDRTLMNNLDEKAWRRISENFTQKMTDEVIDNSLKNFPEPIYAMDGKIIADKLKSRRDHLVNDAITYYRFISKVVTVTGSGKSEFFHVKNHPEGLQVTAYKKKDGNDSASVMFTRIFKEDVTKEIRLFGLNGDDKFEIDADVSSKIKLRIIGGKGNDTFDLKGNIKNIVYDLKTEDNHTINLKRTNREFSSDPSINLYRGTEFQYNRRRFPQIDIGFNPEDGLLLGAGFALRTFGFRKDPYATDQKLTTLFSPARGAYRLRYVGTFNKVLFKNDLLIRAELVNPSISNFFGLGNETVFEKSKTIEFYRVRYRYFEADLLLRKRFNEIVSISVGPSYYQYWSKFRDNSKRILATPDVIGTDSASIYGVKEYLGAKARFDIDFVNSEIFPTRGITWFSEFTSMYGFRKGTHNLSKLTSDVTIYASFRDPGRLGAIFRLGGGHIFSKDYEYFQALNIGAHNFLRGYRKNRFSGSSTAYASSELRLKLFKSKSYVLPGDVGLMGFYEVGRVWHKGEESNKWHPAYGGGFYFVPYGVVMMSFTVGFSPEESLFNFSLGSKLKLVF; encoded by the coding sequence ATGAAAAAGATCAGCTTTGCTTTTTTAAGTGCGTTGGCTTTTCAGTTAACAGCTATAGCCCAGGATAGTGTACAGTCGAGGATCGTTTTAATTGGTAATGCCGGGCAATTGATCAATGCCGTTAAAAAAAATATTCCGTTCAACGATAAAACAACCATCATTTATCTCGGGAATAATCTTTTAAAAGGCGGATTGCCAGATGATGCTTCACCCGGTTATGAAAGTATTAAAGCAACGCTTGACTCACAAATACAGATCGCAGCAAACAGTAAAGCAAAAGTTATTTTTATTCCCGGTAACAATGAATGGTCGCTTGGTGGCGCCGAAGGCTACGAGTCTGTATTAAGAATGCAGTCTGTTATTGATAAAGCAGGAAATGAAAATATAAAAATGCTGCCCGGTGAAGGTTGCCCGGGACCAGTTGAAGTAAAAGTATCTGATGATGTTACATTGGTAATTATGGATAGCCAATGGTGGTTGCATGATGAAGATAAACCGGGTCTTGAATCTGATTGCCCTTATAAAACACAATTTGAAGTGTTACTTGAACTGGATGAAATTCTTGCTGACAATAGCAACAAAGTTGTGCTGCTTGCATTACATCACACGTTCAGGAGTAAAAGTGCCAAAGCTGCTTATTTCAGATTGAAGCAACATGTGTTTCCCTTAACTGATGTGCGGCCCAATTTGTACATCCCATTACCGGTTGTAGGTTCATTATATCCCATAACAAAGTCTGTGCTTAGTGTAAAACAAGATCTGCGCCATCCACTTTATCAGTCAATGATCACATCGATCGAACGAATTGTAAAATCATATCCATATGTAATTTATGTAGGCGGTCATGATCCTTCGTTACAGATCATACAGGATAGCGGTTATAACTATATCACCAGCGGAAGTGGTAATAAGTATGCACGGGTATCAAAAGGAAGTAACAGTTTATATGCCTCTTCAGAACCGGGTTTTATTACGCTTGATGTTTCAAATAAAAAGAATGTGCAGGCAAATGTGTATGTAGTTGAAGATGATGTTGCCAGGATTGATTTTTCAAAACATATTCTTGATTTCTCCAAAAAAATTGTACTTGAAGCTAGTATTACCAGAGAGGTTGATTATAAGTATAAAGATAGCGTGGTGGTTTCTGCGAGTGAGCGATACGAAACAACATCTGGTTTCCGAAAATGGTTCATGGGTAACAACTATCGTAAAGAATGGAACACGCCTATTAAGATGAGAGAATTTAACATCCAAAAAGAAAAGGGTGGACTCAAGATAGAGGGCATAGGGGGAGGCAACCAAAGCAGGTCGCTTCAAATGACAGACAAAAACGGAACAAACTGGGTAATAAGATCAATAGAAAAAGATCTTACAAAAGGAGTGCCTTTCAATTTTAGAAATTCATTGGCCCAATTCATTGCACAGGATGTTCTTTCTGCAAGTCACCCTCATGGACCGGTGGTGTTGCCTGGTCTGGGAAAAGCGGTTGATGTACTTACATCTGAATATGAATTTTTGTACGTGCCCGATGATCCTGCACTGGGACGATACAGAAAATTATTTGCTAATACAGTTGTAATGCTTGAGAACAGAAACCCGGGCGCAGGGTTACAAGATGTAAAGACAACCGCAAAAGTGATCAATAAAATGCTGGAAGATAATGATCATCATGTTGATCAGGAAAAAGTATTGAACGCTAGATTATTCGACATTTTCATTGGTGATTTTGACAGGCATGGCCGCCAATGGAGATTTGGTACTTCTGATACAGGCAAAGGCAAACTGTACTTTCCTATTCCGAGAGACAGAGACCAGGCTTTTTTTAATTCGGATGGAGTACTGCTATGGAAATTATCAAAAAGGTTGATCCCCGCTTTGCAAGGTTTTAAAAGCACTATCAAAAATGTGAATGGGTTTAATTCACAGGCAAAAGATTTCGACCGCACTTTAATGAATAACCTCGACGAAAAGGCCTGGAGAAGGATCAGCGAAAACTTCACTCAAAAGATGACAGATGAGGTAATTGACAATTCGCTTAAAAATTTTCCCGAACCCATTTATGCAATGGATGGAAAGATCATTGCAGATAAATTAAAGAGTCGAAGAGATCATCTTGTTAATGATGCCATCACTTACTACAGGTTTATTTCAAAAGTTGTTACTGTAACCGGCAGTGGTAAATCAGAATTTTTTCATGTAAAAAATCATCCGGAAGGTTTACAGGTTACGGCCTATAAGAAAAAAGATGGTAACGATTCTGCTTCTGTGATGTTCACCAGGATATTTAAAGAAGATGTAACAAAAGAAATAAGATTGTTTGGGTTGAACGGTGATGACAAATTTGAAATAGATGCTGATGTTTCCTCAAAAATTAAATTACGTATCATAGGTGGTAAGGGCAATGATACATTTGATCTGAAAGGCAACATAAAGAACATTGTATATGATCTTAAAACAGAAGATAATCACACAATAAATTTAAAAAGAACAAACAGAGAGTTTTCATCAGACCCATCCATTAATTTATACAGAGGTACTGAATTCCAGTATAACCGGAGACGGTTTCCTCAAATTGATATTGGTTTTAATCCTGAAGATGGCCTTTTGCTTGGCGCAGGATTTGCATTAAGAACTTTTGGTTTCAGAAAAGATCCCTATGCAACTGATCAAAAGCTCACAACGCTTTTTTCTCCAGCAAGGGGAGCGTATCGACTGAGATATGTTGGTACGTTTAATAAAGTGTTGTTTAAAAATGATTTGTTGATACGTGCCGAATTGGTGAACCCATCAATCAGTAACTTTTTTGGACTTGGTAATGAAACTGTTTTTGAGAAGAGTAAGACAATTGAATTTTACAGGGTACGCTACAGATATTTTGAAGCAGATCTGCTGCTTCGTAAAAGATTCAATGAAATAGTATCAATTTCTGTTGGTCCAAGTTATTATCAATACTGGAGCAAGTTCAGAGATAACAGCAAACGAATACTAGCAACTCCCGATGTAATTGGCACGGACTCTGCAAGTATATATGGAGTAAAAGAATATCTCGGGGCAAAAGCCAGGTTCGATATCGATTTTGTGAATAGTGAAATTTTCCCTACCCGTGGTATTACGTGGTTTTCTGAATTTACATCGATGTATGGATTCAGAAAAGGCACGCATAACCTCAGTAAGCTAACCTCTGATGTTACCATCTATGCAAGTTTTAGAGATCCGGGAAGATTAGGCGCAATCTTTCGGTTAGGCGGTGGTCATATTTTCAGCAAGGACTATGAATATTTTCAGGCACTCAATATTGGCGCTCATAATTTCCTGAGAGGTTACAGGAAAAACAGATTTTCAGGATCATCAACTGCTTATGCAAGTTCAGAATTGAGATTAAAGTTATTTAAGTCAAAATCATATGTGCTTCCTGGTGATGTGGGGTTAATGGGATTTTATGAGGTGGGTAGAGTATGGCACAAAGGTGAAGAGTCAAATAAATGGCATCCTGCTTACGGTGGTGGATTTTATTTTGTTCCCTATGGTGTGGTTATGATGTCATTTACTGTTGGTTTTTCACCTGAAGAAAGCTTGTTTAATTTCTCGCTTGGCTCTAAACTTAAACTCGTGTTTTAA
- a CDS encoding metallophosphoesterase codes for MKTDRNSRQKIIISSLCFCILFLLHTVVHAQDTLQARIILIGDAGQLTNGKHPVVNSVKKNIPLNEKTTIVYLGDNLYKTGLPDNSLPTFEIAKAPLDSQINIAGKSKAKVYFVPGNHDWAVGSSNGWESILREQSYIDYLGNENVKMFPRDGCPGPVEAKITNDVSLVMMDTQWWLHLGDKPGVESDCPYKTKDEVLVQLEDILTRNSGKLVLIAFHHTFRTYSPHGGYFTWKQHIFPFTDMRDYLYIPLPVVGSIYPLTRAVFGVEQDLKSPPYQAMVSEIESVVKGHDNVIFVAGHDHSLQIIQDSGYNYITSGSAAKNSRVSKGKNTLYASPLAGYITLDISKNKKVQANVYVVENDSTRMDYSNHILDFSKLPAKPAENTREVAYKFRDSVVISASEKYKPNSGFQKFFLGQNYRQQWSTPIRMQEFNIRKEKGGFTIKGLSGGKQSKSLQLVDKNGKEWTIRSVEKDVEKIVPPELRNSLSKEMVQDMVSASHPHAPLVVPGLATAAGVPAAVPEFFYVPDDPALGLYRKTFANTVVLLEMRAPGAGWENAKSTGNIINTMLEDNEHHVDQEKVLTARLLDMLIGDWDRHAGQWEWGTTDTGVGKLYFPIPRDRNQAFANPDGFLIDKVSKRIMPFLQGFESKVEQINKFNYQARDFDRFFMNHLDEKAWETITKEFQSRMVDSVIENAVKKFPQPIYAIDGKTVADKLKSRRDQLLKEAMTYYKFISKVVTVTGSNKSEYFHVKKHPDGLQVTAYKKVNTTDSASVMYTRVFNENTTKEIRLYGLNGNDKFEIDADVTSNILLRIIGGKGNDTFNLKGNIKNKVYDISHENNASINHVKSKTEFSPDPSVNAYRMTDYRYNRLRPFFELGHNTEDALLVGAGIGLRTYGFRKDPYSTDQRLSVLYAPMKDAYRINYNGTFNKVLFRNDLVVRSEFVNPTINNFFGFGNRSVYDKNKSADFYRVRYSFFEIDALMRKRSGSMIQMAIGPSYSQYWSKYKDNSKRILGEPANIGTDSTDVYGTKQYLGAKARFDINYVNNDVFPTRGMTWYTELASMYGLKKYASNLTRFTSDISIYASLKDDARVGAIFRLGGGHIFTKNFDYFQALSLGSHNFLRGYRKNRFAGSSTLYASTELRVKLFKSQTHILPGDVGLMGFYDIGRVWYKGESSRKWHGAYGGGLYFVPYGITMLSLTAGFSPEDKLFNFSLASKFKLVF; via the coding sequence ATGAAAACAGACCGAAACAGCAGACAAAAAATTATCATCAGCAGTTTATGCTTCTGTATTCTTTTTTTATTGCATACCGTTGTTCATGCACAGGACACCTTGCAGGCAAGGATCATTTTAATTGGTGATGCTGGGCAGTTGACCAATGGAAAACATCCGGTAGTAAATTCAGTTAAAAAGAACATTCCGCTGAATGAGAAAACAACGATCGTCTATCTTGGTGATAATCTTTATAAAACTGGGTTGCCTGATAATTCATTGCCAACTTTTGAAATTGCAAAAGCGCCACTTGATTCGCAGATCAATATTGCAGGCAAGAGCAAAGCAAAAGTCTATTTTGTTCCCGGTAATCATGATTGGGCTGTTGGTAGTTCGAATGGATGGGAATCTATCTTAAGAGAGCAATCTTATATTGATTATTTAGGAAATGAAAATGTAAAAATGTTTCCACGGGATGGATGCCCCGGTCCTGTTGAAGCAAAAATTACAAATGATGTTTCACTGGTGATGATGGATACGCAATGGTGGCTGCATTTAGGTGATAAACCCGGCGTTGAATCAGACTGTCCATATAAGACAAAGGATGAAGTGCTGGTTCAGTTAGAAGATATACTTACACGAAATTCAGGTAAGCTGGTGTTGATCGCATTTCATCACACCTTCAGAACTTATAGTCCGCACGGAGGATATTTTACATGGAAGCAACATATTTTTCCTTTTACTGATATGCGGGACTACCTATACATCCCGTTACCGGTTGTAGGTTCTATTTATCCTTTAACAAGAGCCGTGTTTGGAGTTGAGCAGGATTTAAAAAGTCCTCCTTACCAGGCAATGGTGTCTGAAATTGAAAGCGTGGTGAAAGGACACGACAATGTAATTTTTGTTGCGGGTCACGATCATTCTTTGCAGATCATTCAGGACAGCGGGTATAATTATATCACCAGCGGTAGTGCTGCTAAAAATTCAAGAGTATCAAAAGGAAAAAACACCCTGTATGCGTCACCGCTAGCGGGGTATATAACATTGGATATTTCAAAAAATAAAAAAGTGCAGGCCAACGTGTATGTTGTTGAAAACGATTCTACACGAATGGATTATTCAAATCATATTCTTGATTTTTCAAAACTTCCTGCGAAACCTGCTGAAAATACAAGGGAGGTAGCTTATAAATTCAGAGACAGCGTGGTTATTTCCGCCAGTGAAAAATATAAGCCCAACTCGGGGTTTCAGAAATTTTTTCTGGGCCAGAATTATCGGCAACAATGGAGTACACCAATCAGAATGCAGGAATTTAATATCCGCAAGGAAAAAGGTGGATTTACAATTAAAGGTTTAAGTGGAGGTAAACAATCAAAGTCGTTGCAGCTGGTAGATAAAAATGGGAAAGAATGGACCATCAGGTCAGTTGAGAAAGACGTTGAGAAAATTGTTCCTCCTGAATTAAGAAACTCCTTATCAAAAGAGATGGTGCAGGATATGGTTTCAGCAAGTCATCCACATGCGCCTTTAGTAGTACCGGGTTTAGCAACCGCGGCTGGAGTGCCTGCTGCTGTACCTGAATTCTTTTACGTACCAGATGATCCTGCATTGGGCTTATACCGAAAAACTTTTGCCAATACTGTTGTACTTCTTGAAATGCGGGCTCCCGGAGCAGGTTGGGAAAATGCAAAAAGCACGGGTAATATCATTAATACAATGCTGGAAGATAATGAGCATCATGTTGACCAGGAGAAAGTGCTCACCGCACGATTACTTGATATGCTCATTGGCGATTGGGACAGGCATGCTGGTCAATGGGAATGGGGAACTACTGATACCGGTGTAGGTAAATTATATTTTCCAATACCACGAGACAGGAACCAGGCATTTGCCAACCCTGATGGCTTTTTGATCGACAAAGTATCAAAACGAATAATGCCTTTTTTGCAAGGGTTTGAATCTAAAGTAGAACAGATCAACAAGTTCAATTACCAGGCAAGAGATTTCGACAGGTTTTTTATGAATCATCTTGATGAAAAAGCATGGGAAACCATCACCAAAGAGTTTCAGAGCAGGATGGTGGATTCTGTTATTGAAAATGCAGTGAAGAAATTTCCGCAACCCATTTATGCAATTGATGGAAAAACGGTTGCTGATAAATTGAAGAGCCGCAGGGATCAGCTGCTCAAAGAAGCAATGACCTATTATAAATTTATTTCGAAAGTGGTTACCGTAACGGGCAGCAACAAGTCAGAATATTTTCATGTAAAAAAACATCCCGACGGATTGCAGGTAACAGCTTATAAAAAAGTGAATACGACCGATTCAGCTTCGGTTATGTATACAAGGGTGTTCAATGAAAATACAACAAAAGAAATACGTTTATATGGATTGAATGGAAACGATAAGTTTGAAATAGATGCGGATGTTACATCAAACATACTGTTGCGCATCATTGGGGGTAAAGGCAATGATACTTTTAACCTGAAAGGAAATATAAAAAACAAAGTGTACGATATTTCGCATGAAAACAATGCAAGTATCAATCATGTAAAAAGTAAAACAGAATTCTCACCTGATCCTTCTGTAAATGCTTATCGAATGACCGACTACAGGTATAACCGCCTGCGGCCTTTCTTTGAGCTTGGTCATAATACGGAAGATGCTCTTTTAGTTGGCGCAGGGATCGGACTAAGAACTTATGGTTTCAGAAAAGATCCCTATTCAACTGATCAACGGCTGTCTGTATTATATGCGCCAATGAAAGATGCCTATCGTATAAATTATAACGGCACATTTAACAAAGTGCTTTTTAGAAATGACCTGGTCGTTCGCTCGGAATTTGTGAACCCAACCATCAATAATTTCTTTGGCTTTGGTAACAGATCGGTTTATGATAAAAACAAGTCAGCCGATTTTTACAGGGTACGCTATAGCTTCTTTGAAATTGATGCTCTCATGCGAAAGAGATCGGGCAGTATGATACAAATGGCTATTGGGCCTAGTTACTCGCAATATTGGAGCAAGTATAAAGATAACAGCAAACGCATACTGGGTGAACCGGCAAACATTGGTACCGACTCTACAGATGTTTACGGAACCAAACAATACCTCGGCGCCAAAGCAAGATTCGATATTAATTATGTGAACAATGACGTTTTCCCTACACGTGGAATGACGTGGTATACCGAACTCGCTTCAATGTATGGCCTGAAAAAATATGCAAGTAATCTCACGAGGTTTACTTCTGACATAAGCATTTATGCCAGTTTAAAAGATGATGCAAGAGTTGGTGCCATCTTTCGTTTGGGTGGCGGGCATATATTCACAAAGAACTTCGATTATTTCCAGGCATTGAGTCTCGGCTCACACAACTTTCTCAGAGGTTATAGAAAAAACAGGTTTGCCGGATCATCAACGTTATATGCAAGTACAGAGTTAAGAGTGAAATTATTTAAATCGCAAACACATATTCTGCCAGGTGATGTGGGACTCATGGGTTTTTACGACATCGGAAGAGTTTGGTATAAAGGCGAAAGTTCACGTAAATGGCATGGGGCATATGGAGGAGGTTTATATTTTGTTCCATATGGAATAACAATGCTTTCGTTAACTGCGGGTTTTTCGCCTGAGGATAAACTGTTCAACTTTTCACTTGCTTCAAAATTTAAACTTGTGTTTTAA
- a CDS encoding SdiA-regulated domain-containing protein: MSIIRLFIAAFIFSPVIFSCESGKKKNKKPLADSSRYDLENPVTIKLPDALAEVSGIVFYPKDSSLFAIKDEAGILYKIFLNKKNVITDWRFDKKKDYEDLVLHDSIFYVLISNGDIETIQFGASDSILTTVSTFPEGMKNEFEAMYYDDSLKLLILLCKDCNKEANEPITIWGYDIVTNVYSPMDSVIDLIPPFSENTDKEIKLRPSAAAINPVTNELYILASINKLLLVADRKGKLISTHELDSDLYPQPEGIAFTPWGDLIITNELVDNGRANILVIKNKKRKL; this comes from the coding sequence ATGTCAATAATCAGGCTTTTTATTGCTGCATTTATTTTTTCCCCTGTAATATTCTCTTGCGAATCCGGTAAAAAAAAAAATAAAAAGCCTTTAGCCGATTCCTCCCGTTACGATCTTGAAAATCCTGTTACAATAAAATTACCGGATGCGTTGGCCGAAGTTTCGGGAATTGTATTCTATCCAAAAGACAGTTCCCTTTTTGCAATTAAAGATGAAGCCGGGATACTCTATAAAATTTTCCTTAATAAGAAAAATGTGATCACCGATTGGCGTTTTGATAAGAAAAAGGATTACGAAGATCTTGTTTTACACGACAGTATATTTTATGTGTTGATCAGCAATGGAGATATTGAAACCATTCAATTTGGAGCAAGTGATTCTATCCTTACAACTGTTTCAACATTTCCCGAAGGAATGAAGAACGAATTTGAGGCGATGTATTATGACGATAGTTTGAAGCTGCTGATCCTGTTGTGCAAAGACTGTAACAAAGAGGCTAATGAACCGATAACAATATGGGGCTATGATATTGTCACGAACGTATATAGTCCGATGGACTCAGTAATTGATTTAATACCGCCTTTTTCAGAAAATACAGATAAGGAAATTAAGTTACGACCTTCTGCGGCAGCCATTAATCCGGTTACAAATGAGTTATATATTCTGGCTTCAATAAATAAGTTATTACTGGTTGCCGACAGGAAAGGAAAACTTATTTCCACACACGAACTCGACTCTGATCTTTATCCACAACCTGAAGGTATTGCATTTACACCGTGGGGTGATCTGATCATTACGAACGAATTGGTTGACAACGGCCGTGCAAACATTTTAGTTATCAAGAATAAAAAGAGAAAGTTATGA